The Candidatus Synechococcus calcipolaris G9 genome contains the following window.
GGAAGTACCTATATTATTTGGAGTGCGGCAACGACCTTAACCCTGACGGCAGGGCGCAATATTTTCATGAATGCGGGGGCGGTGATCCGAAATACCCATACCGGCACATCCTTTGATGCGATTGTGTTTAATGCTAATACCGCAGGGACAGCAACGGGCAGCTTTGCAGGGATCCAATTAAATGGTGCGGGTGCGACCCTCGCGGCGCAAGATGGCAATATTCGGCTAACGGGACACGGTGGAAATAGCGGAGCAAATGACTACGGTATTTATCAACTGGGTTCAGCCCAAGTCAGTACCACGGGAACTGGCAACATCACCTATATCGGTACAGGGGGTAATGGCACAAGTAGCAACTACGGTATTCTTCTAAACGGTGCAAATACCACTATTAGCAGTAGTGATGGGTCGATCGCCCTAACTGGAACTGGGCGAGGTAATGGAACAGGAAACTACGGCATTTATCAACTGGGTGCAGCCCAAGTCAGTAGTACCAGTGGAAATATCACCTATACCGGTACAGGTGGCAATGGCACAAGTAACAACTACGGCATTCTTCTAACCGGAGCAAATACTACTATTACTAGTGGAAATGGCACGATCGCCCTGACCGGAACCGGACAAGGGAACGGGAACGGGACACGTAATCGCGGGATTAGTCATGAATTCGGTGCCCAAGTCAGTACCACGGGAACTGGCAACATCACCTATATCGGTACAGGGGGTAATGGCACGGATTTTAACTTCGGTATTCTTCTAAGCGGAGCAAATACCACTATTAGCAGTAGTGATGGCACGATCGCCCTGACCGGAACCGGACAAGGGAACGGGAACTGGACAAGTAATCGCGGGATTAGTCAAGAAAGTGGTGCCCAAGTTCGTAGTACAGGCAATGGCACCATTACCTATACCGGGACAGGCGGCAATGGCACGGATTCTAACTTCGGTATTCTTCTAAGCGGAACCAATACTACCGTTAGCAGTAGTGATGGGGCGATCGCCCTGACCGGAACTGGGGGAGGGAATGAAACATCAAACTACGGTATTTATCAATTGAGTGCTGCCCAAGTTCGTAGTACAGGCAATGGCACCATTACCTATACCGGGACGGGCGGAAACGGCACGGATTCTAACTTCGGTATTCTTCTAAGCGGAACCAATACTACCGTTAGCAGCCAGGGTGGTGAGATTGCCCTGACCGGAACCGGACAAGGGAACGGCTCCTCTAATCGCGGGATTAGTCAAGAATTCGGTGTCCAAGTCAGTACCACGGGAACTGGCAACATCACCTATATCGGTACAGGGGGTAATGGCACAAGTAGCAACTACGGTATTTATCTAGGTGGAACCAATGCCACCATTAGTAGCCAAGGTGGGGCGATCGCCCTGACGGGAACCGGACAAGGGAATGGAACATCAAACTTCGGCATTTATCAACTGAGTGCTGCCCAAGTTCGTAGTACAGGCAATGGCACCATTACCTATGAGGGAACGAGTGGGAATGGCACAAATAACAACTACGGTATTTATCTGATCGGAGCAAACACAAGAATTACGAGCGAGACTGGGAATATCTCGCTCACGGGGAATGGTGGTAGTGGTAGCAATAGTACCAATGACAACTACGGGATTTGGCAACGGCTTGGCGCACAGGTCTTTACGTCAGGGGATATCACGCTCACGGGGAATGGTGGTGGTGGTAGTAATAGTACCAATAACAACTACGGGATTTTTCAAGAGTCTGGCGCACAAGTCTTTACGACAGGAAATGGCAATATTACCTACAGAGGAACTGGCGGAAATGGTACAGACAGAAACTATGGAATCTTGTTAGAAGATGCAAATACGACCATTGCTAGCGAGACTGGTATTATCCACCTCACAGGTAATGGTACGGGTAATGGGATTTATAACTATGGGATTTTTCAAGGGTCCGGCGCACAAGTCTTTACTGGAAATGGAACCCCAGCAACCAGCTTAACGGGCGGCGGCAACATTACCTACACAGGCACCGGCGGTAGTGGCACATTCGACAACTATGGAATCTTGTTAGAAGATGCAAATACGACCATTGCGAGTGGGGCGGGGGCAATTAACCTCACGGGGAATGGAAGTGGGACTGTCGATGGCAACCATGGGATTCGGCAACGGGATGGCGCACGGGTTTTTACGACAGGGAATGGCAACATTACCTACACAGGCACTGGCAGTAGTAGTGGCACAAGTATTAACTTAGGAATCTATTTAGAGGGAGCAAATACGACCATTGCCAGCGGGGCTGGAACTATCACCCTCACAGGGAATGGACGTGCGACTGGTGCTGACAACTACGGGATTCTTCAACGCTCTGGCGTACAGGTCTTTACCGGGACTGGAACCCCAACAACAAGCTTAACGGGCGGCGGCAACATTACCTACACAGGCACTGGCAGTAATGGCACAAGTTCTAACTTTGGAATTAATTTAGAAGGGGATGTAAATGGAACTCCGATAATTGCAAGCGGGTCTGGGAATATCACGCTCACGGGGAATGGTGGTAGTGGTAGCAATAGTACCAATGACAACTACGGGATTTGGCAACGGCTTGGCGCTCAGGTCTTTACGACAGGGGATATCACGCTCACGGGGAATGGTGGTGGTACAACCACTAACAACTACGGGATTTTTCAAGAGTCTGGCGCACAAGTCTTTACGACAGGGAATGGCAATATTACCTATACCGGAACAGGAGCCAATGGAGCCGATGCCATTCGAGTACAAACAGGTACTAATTTGATTGGCAAGGGTACAACCGGAAATATTACCCTCATGGGCGACACAATGACATTGAATAATGTTTCTATTCAAGGAACTGTCAATTTACTTATTCAACCCCTAACACCAGCGACCACCATCGGCATTGGAGATGGCGCAACAGGAATCTTAAACCTAAATGCAACGGAACTCGGTAATATCCAAGATGGCTTTAGTTTAATCACGATTGGCCATGGGAATGGTACTGGGCTAATTCAAGTTGCTGGAACTGTCCATCCCTTTAATGACAATTTGCAGTTACGGAACAGTAGCGGTGGTATTCAAATTAATTCTGCCCTAAATGTTGGTGCCAATAATCTCATACTGAATTCCGGTGGAACGGTTACTCAAACGGCCCCAATTATTGCACAAGGCGTTGCGATTACGGGTTCAGGCGATACCACGTTAGATCATCCTAATAATCAAATCCAAACCATTGCAGCCAATACCATAGGCAATATTACTGTGGTGACAGGAACCGATTTGGCAGTGGATACGGTGAATCCAGATGGGATTGAAAATAGTCAGACGGTGGTGTTGCAATCCACTACCGGCAATATTACGCTGAATCAACCGATCAATGCCACCCAAAATATTACCTTGGCTGCCGACCAAAACTTTATCAACAATGCCGGAGTGAATGCGTTAATAGCAGGGGGACGTTGGCTGGTTTATGCCACGAGTCCAGAAGGAAATATCAATGGCTGGTCAGTCTTGGGAGGCTCACAACAGTTTAGTACGGCCTATCCCACACCATCAGGGTTTGCTGGGAATGGTTTTGTTTATAGTGTGGCAGCACCTCCCTTACCTCCGGTTACATCCAGTCCGGTGATTCTTTCAACCGCACCAACGATCAATGTACCTGCCGTACCATCTCCACCATCTTCGCCAGCACCTCCAATGGCTCCAACTAGCTCAAGCTCAGGTTCTGCACCCCCGATCATTTTTACTCCGACAGATTTGCCCCTACCCTCTAACCTATCCACCATTTTGCAAGGTCAAGAAGAGGAGGAGATGCCCTTAGAGCAGAGCCTCTGTCAATTGCTCGAAGAAGGA
Protein-coding sequences here:
- a CDS encoding beta strand repeat-containing protein; the encoded protein is MLKIIRRWFAPLAVLGCLLPLPAIAQITPAVGGTGTTVTVNGQQFDIGGGAFSRDGKNLFHLFKQFGLSDGQIANFLSNSKVQNILAGVNGGDVSYINGLIQVIGGNSNLYLLNPAGIVFGPNAQLNVPAAFHASTAQRVHFDGGIFDINGFNDYANLVGNPTGFEFLSTGIIVNEGNLAVGPGQNLTLMGHQVFNTGTLSAPGGTITIQAIPETGMVRISQEGMILSLEIPADRIPEDGVIEAVDLPRLITGGEDRPRVNSVVHNADGTISLVHDPNRVNVPVDGATAVASGTMDVSSPEGVGGQINVLGSNVAFVNAQLNASGGAGGGTILGGGDYLGGSTGTGRLDSSFNTQNLFVDSNTVMNADALIQGDGGTVINWADNSTIFHGFISAQGGILGGDGGFAEVSGRETLQMSGFADLRAPQGAFGTLLLDPGSVTIQAGSNTYVDKNTFYDLYLNSQLSAASVTIATSEATNSNPETITIGGSTYIIWSAATTLTLTAGRNIFMNAGAVIRNTHTGTSFDAIVFNANTAGTATGSFAGIQLNGAGATLAAQDGNIRLTGHGGNSGANDYGIYQLGSAQVSTTGTGNITYIGTGGNGTSSNYGILLNGANTTISSSDGSIALTGTGRGNGTGNYGIYQLGAAQVSSTSGNITYTGTGGNGTSNNYGILLTGANTTITSGNGTIALTGTGQGNGNGTRNRGISHEFGAQVSTTGTGNITYIGTGGNGTDFNFGILLSGANTTISSSDGTIALTGTGQGNGNWTSNRGISQESGAQVRSTGNGTITYTGTGGNGTDSNFGILLSGTNTTVSSSDGAIALTGTGGGNETSNYGIYQLSAAQVRSTGNGTITYTGTGGNGTDSNFGILLSGTNTTVSSQGGEIALTGTGQGNGSSNRGISQEFGVQVSTTGTGNITYIGTGGNGTSSNYGIYLGGTNATISSQGGAIALTGTGQGNGTSNFGIYQLSAAQVRSTGNGTITYEGTSGNGTNNNYGIYLIGANTRITSETGNISLTGNGGSGSNSTNDNYGIWQRLGAQVFTSGDITLTGNGGGGSNSTNNNYGIFQESGAQVFTTGNGNITYRGTGGNGTDRNYGILLEDANTTIASETGIIHLTGNGTGNGIYNYGIFQGSGAQVFTGNGTPATSLTGGGNITYTGTGGSGTFDNYGILLEDANTTIASGAGAINLTGNGSGTVDGNHGIRQRDGARVFTTGNGNITYTGTGSSSGTSINLGIYLEGANTTIASGAGTITLTGNGRATGADNYGILQRSGVQVFTGTGTPTTSLTGGGNITYTGTGSNGTSSNFGINLEGDVNGTPIIASGSGNITLTGNGGSGSNSTNDNYGIWQRLGAQVFTTGDITLTGNGGGTTTNNYGIFQESGAQVFTTGNGNITYTGTGANGADAIRVQTGTNLIGKGTTGNITLMGDTMTLNNVSIQGTVNLLIQPLTPATTIGIGDGATGILNLNATELGNIQDGFSLITIGHGNGTGLIQVAGTVHPFNDNLQLRNSSGGIQINSALNVGANNLILNSGGTVTQTAPIIAQGVAITGSGDTTLDHPNNQIQTIAANTIGNITVVTGTDLAVDTVNPDGIENSQTVVLQSTTGNITLNQPINATQNITLAADQNFINNAGVNALIAGGRWLVYATSPEGNINGWSVLGGSQQFSTAYPTPSGFAGNGFVYSVAAPPLPPVTSSPVILSTAPTINVPAVPSPPSSPAPPMAPTSSSSGSAPPIIFTPTDLPLPSNLSTILQGQEEEEMPLEQSLCQLLEEGEETVLEINGVPVESVLAEQCR